The Daucus carota subsp. sativus chromosome 2, DH1 v3.0, whole genome shotgun sequence genome includes a window with the following:
- the LOC108206918 gene encoding F-box protein At1g61340 yields the protein MAQGQEMGFEYTSLSRSWSFGRKRVFVANHMEVDSCFTTPKKKHCRGDSVLDSEKSALDSLPQDILIRILCGVEHDDLKTLFNVSNSIRAATVIAKEWHFAYSTPTKKLAFRDPVEFENSGDTYEVEAPNAPKQSRVAQSRLNGKNQLSLSRRLFMELETEV from the exons ATGGCTCAAGGTCAAGAGATGGGGTTTGAGTATACCAGTCTTTCAAGGTCATGGTCATTTGGTAGAAAGAGGGTTTTTGTGGCTAATCACATGGAGGTGGATTCTTGTTTCACTACTCCCAAGAAGAAGCACTGTAGAGGAGATTCAGTTCTGGATTCTGAAAAATCTGCACTTGATTCCCTTCCTCAAGACATTTTG ATAAGGATATTATGTGGTGTGGAACATGATGATTTGAAGACGCTGTTTAATGTGTCGAATTCGATTAGGGCAGCG ACTGTGATTGCAAAGGAATGGCATTTTGCATATAGTACTCCCACGAAGAAATTGGCATTTAGAGATCCTGTTGAGTTTGAGAATTCGGGTGATACTTATGAGGTTGAAGCTCCTAATGCCCCGAAGCAATCAAGGGTTGCACAGTCTCGTTTGAATGGGAAGAATCAACTATCACTGTCAAGGAGATTGTTTATGGAACTGGAAACAGAGGTATAA